A genomic region of Neisseria cinerea contains the following coding sequences:
- a CDS encoding lipoprotein-releasing ABC transporter permease subunit, with amino-acid sequence MFSLEAWIGLRYLRAKKRNGFMSFITMVSIAGIALGVTALIVVLSVMNGFQKEIRGQLLNVAPHAEIGYIDNTDTDWRNLRKFTENQKGILATAPYVSDQALLANAGEVRGVQIRGILPSEERKVVEYGDKMPSGKFEDLIPGQFDIILGVGLAEALGVEVGNKVTVITPEGNVTPAGVVPRLKQFNVVGLVKTGVYEVDNSLAMTHIQDARVLYRLDKEVAGLRLKLADPQNAPALTAKLIPEAQRDTVWVRDWTFSNRSYFEAVELEKRMMFIILTLIIAVAAFNLVSSLVMAVTEKQADIAILRTLGLSPSGVMKIFMVQGAFSGFFGTLIGVVCGVLLGWNVGRIVAFFERLFGVHLINSQIYFIDYLPSDVDMGDVALIACISLGLSFVATLYPSRRASKTQPAEALRYE; translated from the coding sequence ATGTTTTCTTTAGAGGCTTGGATAGGCTTGAGGTATCTCAGGGCGAAAAAGCGCAACGGCTTTATGTCGTTTATCACGATGGTTTCGATTGCCGGAATCGCCTTGGGCGTAACCGCGTTGATTGTTGTCCTGTCGGTCATGAACGGCTTTCAGAAAGAAATACGCGGGCAGCTCCTGAATGTCGCTCCGCACGCCGAAATCGGCTATATCGACAATACGGATACGGATTGGCGCAATCTGCGCAAGTTTACTGAAAATCAGAAAGGCATCTTGGCGACTGCCCCCTATGTTTCTGATCAGGCGCTGCTGGCCAATGCGGGGGAAGTCAGGGGCGTTCAGATACGAGGGATTCTGCCGTCTGAAGAGCGCAAAGTCGTCGAATACGGCGACAAGATGCCTTCAGGCAAATTCGAAGATCTGATTCCGGGTCAGTTTGACATTATCCTCGGTGTCGGTTTGGCTGAGGCACTGGGTGTCGAAGTCGGCAATAAAGTGACCGTCATTACACCGGAGGGCAATGTTACGCCCGCCGGAGTCGTACCGAGGTTGAAACAGTTTAACGTGGTCGGGCTGGTTAAAACAGGTGTTTACGAGGTTGACAATTCATTGGCGATGACGCATATCCAAGATGCGCGCGTACTGTACCGTTTGGATAAGGAGGTTGCAGGGTTGCGGCTGAAACTCGCCGACCCGCAAAATGCCCCCGCATTGACGGCAAAGCTGATTCCGGAGGCTCAAAGGGACACGGTCTGGGTACGTGATTGGACGTTTAGCAACCGAAGCTATTTTGAGGCGGTCGAGTTGGAAAAACGGATGATGTTTATCATCCTGACGCTGATTATCGCCGTAGCGGCGTTTAACCTTGTCTCTTCGTTGGTGATGGCGGTTACGGAGAAGCAGGCGGACATCGCCATTTTGCGCACTTTGGGTCTTTCACCCTCGGGCGTAATGAAGATTTTTATGGTTCAGGGCGCATTTTCCGGATTTTTCGGTACGCTGATAGGAGTAGTCTGCGGCGTGTTGTTGGGCTGGAATGTGGGAAGGATTGTTGCATTTTTTGAACGTTTGTTCGGTGTCCACCTCATCAATTCTCAGATTTATTTTATCGACTACCTGCCCAGCGATGTCGATATGGGCGATGTCGCTCTGATTGCCTGCATTTCCCTGGGTTTGTCTTTCGTAGCGACGCTGTACCCTAGCCGTCGTGCATCTAAAACCCAACCAGCGGAGGCATTGCGTTATGAGTGA
- the recD gene encoding exodeoxyribonuclease V subunit alpha, with protein sequence MERQTDEFALAAAQAAIRFLEHYTDSGAEALSSYIERLFQALQNGHSFIRLKKGEASFLSTLKPVVGESASPLILEGEKLFLGRMWQLEYDLATEIKRLAAAGTSAPDVAGARQNLAKWFQGVGSEGQRDAAALALLQSFMVITGGPGTGKTTTVAKLLALICSGDGALPHIALAAPTGKAAAHMARALHRAINSFDAPDNVRRHLLKLEGQTVHRLLKLRPPKMQPAFNPVYPLPFDVLIIDEASMLDTVLMLQLLKAVKTGARVILLGDENQLPSVGVGAVLSVLSQKTLLGGEIYNKLVEYLPEHGFPLCRDVPVLAQNTARLSFSHRFGDNSGIGCLSRSVVSGDEAQAWALFSRFDKELEHSECRLNAQVERLYRTHKGYWQAVDEGNIESAYAGISDAVVLAAWRQDAENFNEAYCNYVRRKRNIPEHQVYFAGEPIMIRQNDYALGLFNGDVGLIMDDAQRPGSLSAYFPDTDGFKKVAVSCLPDFEPAFAMTVHKSQGSEYREVWLLPPSAAPSNEEDDALSGLSRELLYTAITRAKEKFVFFGGEETFRQAAATVKVRQTALGNMLKRVFSQG encoded by the coding sequence ATGGAACGGCAGACAGATGAATTTGCCCTGGCGGCTGCACAGGCGGCAATCCGTTTTTTGGAACACTATACCGACTCCGGTGCTGAAGCCCTTTCTTCCTATATCGAACGGCTGTTTCAAGCATTGCAGAACGGTCATTCGTTTATCCGCTTGAAAAAAGGGGAGGCGTCCTTCCTTTCGACACTCAAGCCCGTAGTCGGGGAATCTGCCTCCCCTCTGATTTTGGAAGGGGAAAAACTGTTTTTGGGCAGGATGTGGCAGTTGGAATACGATTTGGCTACCGAAATAAAACGTTTGGCGGCGGCCGGCACGTCCGCCCCCGACGTGGCAGGTGCGCGGCAAAACCTCGCAAAATGGTTTCAAGGAGTGGGAAGCGAAGGACAGCGCGATGCGGCTGCTCTAGCATTGCTGCAGTCTTTTATGGTGATTACCGGCGGCCCCGGTACGGGTAAGACGACGACGGTTGCCAAACTGTTGGCACTGATTTGCAGCGGGGACGGAGCCCTTCCCCATATCGCGCTTGCCGCTCCTACGGGTAAGGCTGCCGCGCATATGGCGCGTGCGCTGCACCGTGCAATCAACAGTTTTGACGCTCCGGACAACGTCCGCCGCCATCTGCTTAAATTGGAAGGGCAAACCGTCCACCGCCTGCTGAAGCTGCGCCCGCCTAAAATGCAGCCTGCATTCAACCCTGTTTACCCGCTGCCGTTTGACGTATTGATTATCGATGAAGCTTCGATGCTGGATACGGTATTGATGCTTCAGCTTTTAAAGGCCGTTAAAACAGGGGCGCGCGTGATTCTGCTGGGCGATGAAAACCAGCTTCCGTCTGTCGGGGTCGGTGCCGTACTCTCCGTCCTGTCTCAAAAAACGCTCCTCGGCGGAGAAATATATAATAAGCTGGTTGAGTACCTGCCCGAACACGGTTTTCCCTTATGCAGAGATGTACCCGTCTTGGCACAAAATACCGCCCGTCTTTCCTTCAGCCACCGATTTGGCGACAACAGCGGCATCGGCTGCCTTTCCCGCTCGGTCGTATCGGGCGATGAGGCGCAGGCATGGGCTTTGTTCTCCCGGTTCGATAAAGAGCTGGAACATTCGGAATGCCGTCTGAACGCTCAGGTCGAAAGGTTGTACCGGACTCACAAAGGCTATTGGCAGGCGGTAGACGAAGGCAACATCGAATCCGCCTATGCGGGCATCTCGGATGCGGTGGTTCTGGCCGCATGGCGCCAAGATGCGGAAAACTTCAACGAAGCCTACTGCAATTATGTGCGCCGTAAAAGGAACATACCCGAACATCAGGTCTATTTCGCCGGAGAGCCGATTATGATCAGGCAAAACGACTACGCACTCGGGCTGTTCAACGGAGACGTCGGGCTGATTATGGATGATGCCCAAAGACCGGGCAGCCTGTCCGCCTATTTTCCCGATACGGACGGGTTTAAAAAGGTTGCAGTCAGCTGCCTTCCGGATTTTGAACCCGCTTTCGCCATGACCGTCCATAAAAGCCAAGGTTCGGAGTATCGGGAAGTCTGGCTGCTGCCGCCATCTGCCGCACCTTCGAATGAAGAGGACGATGCGCTTTCCGGCTTGAGCAGGGAGCTGCTTTACACCGCCATTACCAGGGCAAAGGAAAAATTCGTATTCTTCGGCGGGGAAGAAACCTTCCGTCAGGCGGCGGCTACTGTCAAAGTCCGTCAGACGGCATTGGGCAATATGCTCAAACGGGTATTTTCACAAGGATAA
- a CDS encoding arsenate reductase: MIVLHGIPNCDTVKKAKSRLAEYGMEFEFRDFKKQAPSEAEICLWLEQVPLEILLNKRGTTWRKLDALMQEEALSSKEGAVRIMSEMPSLIKRPVLEYGGKVHIGFSDESYREIFKR; encoded by the coding sequence ATGATAGTCCTTCACGGCATCCCAAATTGCGATACGGTCAAAAAAGCCAAAAGCCGGCTTGCCGAATATGGTATGGAATTTGAATTTCGGGATTTTAAAAAACAGGCGCCTTCCGAAGCGGAAATCTGCCTGTGGCTGGAGCAGGTACCTTTGGAGATACTGCTCAACAAACGGGGAACCACATGGCGCAAACTTGATGCACTGATGCAGGAGGAAGCCCTGTCCTCAAAGGAAGGTGCGGTCAGGATAATGTCCGAAATGCCAAGCCTTATCAAACGTCCCGTACTGGAATACGGCGGAAAGGTTCATATCGGCTTCAGCGATGAATCTTATCGAGAGATATTCAAACGTTAA
- a CDS encoding ABC-F family ATPase, translated as MISTNGITMQFGAKPLFENVSVKFGEGNRYGLIGANGSGKSTFMKILGGDLEQTAGEVAIENGVRLGKLRQDQFAYEDMRVLDVVMMGHTEMWAAMTERDAIYANPEATEDDYMKAAELEAKFAEYDGYTAEARAAELLSGVGISEDLHNATMAEVAPGFKLRVLLAQALFSKPDVLLLDEPTNNLDINTIRWLEGVLNQYDSTMIIISHDRHFLNEVCTHMADLDYNTITIYPGNYDDYMLASAQSRERALKDNAKAKEKLQELQEFVARFSANKSKARQATSRLKQADKIKSEMVEVKPSTRQNPYIRFEADEKAKLHRQAVEVEKLAKRFETQLFKNLNFILEAGQRLAIIGPNGAGKSTLLKLLAGAYNPEYSDGLLPDEGTIKWAEKASVGYYPQDHENDFDVDMDLSEWMRQWGQEGDDEQVIRGTLGRLLFGSNDVVKKVKVLSGGEKGRMLYGKLLLLKPNVLVMDEPTNHMDMESIESLNMALEKYNGTLIFVSHDRQFVSSLATQIIELDGKGRYEHYLGDYESYLEKKGVA; from the coding sequence ATGATTTCTACCAACGGCATTACCATGCAGTTCGGCGCGAAGCCTCTGTTTGAAAACGTATCCGTAAAATTCGGCGAAGGCAACCGCTACGGCTTGATCGGCGCGAACGGTTCGGGCAAATCCACCTTCATGAAAATCCTCGGCGGCGATTTGGAACAGACCGCCGGTGAAGTCGCAATTGAAAACGGCGTGCGTTTGGGTAAATTGCGCCAAGACCAGTTTGCCTACGAAGACATGCGCGTACTGGACGTGGTGATGATGGGCCATACCGAAATGTGGGCGGCGATGACCGAGCGTGATGCGATTTACGCCAATCCCGAAGCCACCGAAGACGACTACATGAAAGCCGCCGAACTGGAAGCCAAGTTCGCCGAATACGACGGCTACACCGCCGAAGCGCGCGCCGCCGAACTGTTGAGCGGCGTGGGCATTTCCGAAGATTTGCACAATGCAACCATGGCAGAAGTTGCCCCGGGCTTCAAACTGCGCGTATTGCTGGCACAAGCCCTGTTCTCCAAACCAGACGTATTGCTCTTGGACGAACCGACCAATAACTTGGACATCAATACCATCCGCTGGTTGGAAGGCGTGTTGAACCAATACGACTCCACCATGATTATTATTTCGCATGACCGTCACTTTTTGAACGAAGTCTGCACCCACATGGCGGATTTGGACTACAACACCATCACCATCTATCCGGGCAACTACGACGACTACATGCTCGCTTCCGCCCAATCGCGTGAGCGTGCCCTGAAAGACAATGCTAAAGCCAAAGAAAAACTGCAAGAGCTGCAAGAGTTCGTCGCACGCTTCTCTGCCAACAAATCCAAAGCCCGTCAGGCAACCAGCCGTCTGAAACAGGCAGACAAAATCAAATCGGAGATGGTCGAAGTCAAACCCTCTACCCGTCAAAACCCGTATATCCGTTTTGAAGCCGACGAAAAAGCCAAATTGCATCGTCAGGCTGTGGAAGTTGAAAAACTGGCCAAACGTTTTGAAACCCAGTTGTTTAAAAACCTGAACTTCATCCTTGAAGCAGGCCAGCGCCTCGCCATCATCGGCCCGAACGGCGCAGGTAAATCTACCTTGCTGAAACTCTTGGCCGGCGCGTACAACCCCGAATATTCAGACGGCCTGTTGCCGGACGAAGGCACCATCAAATGGGCGGAAAAAGCCAGCGTCGGCTACTACCCGCAAGACCATGAAAACGACTTCGACGTCGATATGGACCTGAGCGAATGGATGCGCCAATGGGGGCAGGAAGGCGATGACGAACAAGTCATCCGCGGCACTTTGGGCCGCTTGCTCTTCGGCAGCAACGATGTCGTGAAAAAAGTGAAGGTTCTCTCCGGTGGCGAAAAAGGCCGTATGCTTTACGGCAAACTGTTGCTGTTGAAACCCAATGTCTTGGTCATGGATGAACCGACCAACCACATGGATATGGAAAGTATCGAATCCTTGAACATGGCGCTGGAAAAATACAACGGCACGCTAATTTTCGTATCGCACGACCGTCAGTTCGTATCTTCATTGGCTACCCAAATTATCGAATTGGATGGCAAAGGCCGTTACGAACACTACTTGGGCGATTACGAAAGTTACTTGGAGAAAAAAGGCGTAGCATAA
- the recR gene encoding recombination mediator RecR, with translation MNPKKQDAFQRLIGALKVLPNVGPKSAQRIAYHLLQHKRKEAEELVDALQTALRQVDHCSMCNTFCEGGLCSICADPSRDVRKLMIVHMPADVSNMEAANCHDGLYFVLMGQINTALGMDVSAIALDKLAERLKKEEIEEIIIATAFTAEGNATAFVLSEFFKKLPYKISRLSQGIPLGGELEYVDAGTLAQAVYERRLIKEGEL, from the coding sequence ATGAATCCTAAAAAGCAAGATGCCTTCCAAAGGCTGATCGGTGCGCTTAAAGTTTTGCCCAACGTCGGGCCGAAATCGGCACAACGGATAGCATATCACCTGCTTCAGCACAAGCGTAAGGAGGCTGAAGAACTGGTAGACGCCTTACAGACGGCATTAAGGCAGGTTGACCATTGCTCGATGTGCAATACATTTTGCGAAGGCGGATTATGCAGTATCTGTGCAGACCCATCACGCGACGTGCGGAAGCTGATGATTGTGCATATGCCTGCCGACGTATCCAATATGGAAGCGGCAAACTGTCATGACGGGCTTTACTTTGTTTTGATGGGGCAAATCAATACGGCACTGGGCATGGACGTATCGGCCATCGCATTGGATAAACTCGCCGAACGGCTGAAAAAAGAAGAAATCGAAGAAATCATTATTGCGACAGCCTTTACCGCGGAAGGTAATGCCACGGCATTTGTATTGTCGGAGTTTTTCAAAAAGCTACCTTATAAAATCAGCAGGTTGTCCCAAGGTATTCCTTTGGGCGGCGAATTGGAATATGTCGATGCGGGTACGCTGGCGCAGGCGGTGTACGAACGGCGGCTGATTAAAGAAGGCGAGTTGTAA
- a CDS encoding methyltransferase: MSYFIFPDSGFEWRNESLQKPPKGWLYVRESGADAVLKAAYQNMATVWQGDFHNAVQVLLGIKKKVRKPVAADPDADIASLFHAHRMKQAQQSRILNMLAVEVGPGFVLHNKRAPDIYAALSDVYGKPNVKPFFLPLNLLLGFIGAHEWHKKGVAVSQIGGQIHVPFGVFSPLRGEYLDLLAQAPSTGFQTALDIGTGSGVLAAILAKQGISSIIGTDTNPRAVTCARANIARLGLEKQVEIRETDMFPDMRADLIVCNPPWLPAKPTSTIESALYDPDSAMLTAFLRDAPEHLNPGGEIRLIISDLAEHLHLRPFGFLEKAFAGAGLRITDIMKTKPKHKKAANPDDPLAFARNRETTFLYRLKKA; encoded by the coding sequence ATGTCTTATTTTATTTTTCCGGACAGTGGGTTTGAATGGCGCAACGAAAGTTTGCAAAAGCCTCCAAAAGGCTGGCTTTATGTCCGCGAAAGCGGCGCAGACGCTGTTTTGAAAGCCGCCTATCAGAATATGGCAACCGTTTGGCAGGGGGATTTCCACAATGCGGTGCAGGTGCTTTTGGGGATAAAGAAAAAAGTCCGCAAGCCTGTTGCTGCCGATCCAGATGCCGATATTGCCTCCCTATTCCACGCGCACCGTATGAAGCAGGCGCAGCAGAGCCGTATTCTGAATATGCTTGCCGTTGAGGTAGGCCCCGGTTTCGTATTGCATAACAAACGCGCGCCCGATATATACGCTGCCCTGTCGGATGTGTACGGCAAGCCTAACGTCAAGCCTTTTTTTCTCCCGCTCAATCTGCTGCTTGGATTTATAGGTGCGCACGAATGGCATAAAAAGGGGGTTGCCGTTTCCCAGATCGGCGGGCAGATACACGTCCCCTTCGGCGTATTCTCACCTTTGCGCGGCGAATATCTCGATTTGCTCGCACAAGCACCGTCAACAGGGTTTCAGACGGCATTGGATATCGGAACGGGTTCTGGCGTTCTTGCCGCTATCTTGGCAAAACAAGGGATATCTTCCATCATCGGTACGGACACCAATCCAAGGGCCGTTACATGCGCCCGAGCCAATATCGCCCGGTTGGGTTTGGAAAAACAGGTTGAGATACGGGAAACCGATATGTTCCCCGATATGCGTGCCGATTTGATTGTCTGTAACCCGCCATGGCTTCCTGCCAAGCCTACTTCAACCATCGAATCCGCATTATATGACCCTGATTCTGCGATGTTGACCGCATTTTTAAGGGATGCGCCGGAACATTTGAACCCAGGCGGCGAAATCCGCCTGATTATTTCCGACCTTGCAGAACATCTGCACCTGCGCCCGTTCGGTTTTTTGGAGAAGGCCTTTGCAGGGGCGGGGTTGCGTATTACCGATATTATGAAAACCAAGCCAAAACACAAAAAAGCCGCAAATCCGGACGATCCGCTTGCTTTTGCCCGAAACAGGGAAACCACTTTCCTATACCGTTTGAAAAAGGCATGA
- a CDS encoding SurA N-terminal domain-containing protein, giving the protein MFHSIEKYRTPAQVLLGLIALTFVGFGVSTVSHPGSDYIVQVGDEKISDHSINTAMQNEQADGGSPSRDAVFQSLLQRAYLKQGAKLMGISVSQEQIKQIIVDDPNFHDAGGKFSYALLSQYLSQRHMSEDQFVEEIRDQFALQNLVNLVQNGVLVSDAQAEQLVKLTQVNRTIRSHTFNPDEFIGQVKAADADLQKFYNANKKDYLLPQAVKLEYVALNLKDFADKQTVSETEVKNAYEERMARLPAEGEKPSFEKEKAAVENELKMKKAVADFNKAKEKLGDDAFNHPSSLADAAKNSGLKVETQETWLSRQDAQMSGLPENVISAIFSDDVLKKKHNSEVLSINNETAWVVRAKEVREEKTLPFEEAKDAVRQAYIRTEAVKLAEERAKEVLAQLNGGKAADVKWSEVSVLGAQQARQSMPPESYTELLKAKPANGKPAYVRLTGLPAPVIVEVQAVTPPDDIANRLPSAKQALAQQQSANTFDLLIRYFNGKIKQTKGAQSVGGNDGQ; this is encoded by the coding sequence ATGTTCCATTCCATCGAAAAATACAGAACACCCGCCCAAGTCTTATTAGGCCTGATTGCATTAACGTTTGTCGGCTTCGGCGTCAGCACGGTTTCGCACCCCGGTTCCGATTACATCGTCCAAGTCGGGGACGAAAAGATCAGCGATCATTCGATTAATACCGCCATGCAAAACGAACAGGCGGACGGCGGCAGCCCGTCACGCGATGCCGTATTCCAATCCCTGCTGCAACGCGCCTATCTGAAACAAGGTGCAAAACTGATGGGTATTTCCGTTTCCCAGGAACAAATCAAACAGATTATTGTAGACGATCCTAATTTTCACGATGCAGGCGGGAAATTCAGCTATGCCCTTTTGAGCCAGTACCTTTCGCAACGCCATATGTCGGAAGACCAGTTCGTCGAGGAAATCCGTGACCAATTCGCATTGCAGAATTTGGTAAACCTTGTTCAAAACGGTGTCTTGGTCAGCGATGCCCAGGCGGAGCAACTGGTCAAACTGACCCAGGTCAACCGTACCATCCGTTCGCATACTTTTAACCCCGACGAATTCATCGGACAAGTAAAAGCAGCCGATGCGGATTTACAGAAATTTTATAATGCAAACAAAAAAGACTACCTGCTTCCCCAAGCGGTCAAATTGGAATATGTCGCATTGAATCTGAAAGACTTTGCAGACAAACAGACCGTCAGCGAAACAGAAGTGAAAAATGCGTATGAAGAACGTATGGCACGTCTGCCCGCAGAAGGGGAAAAACCTTCTTTCGAAAAGGAAAAAGCCGCTGTCGAGAATGAGTTGAAAATGAAAAAAGCGGTTGCCGACTTCAATAAGGCGAAAGAAAAACTGGGCGATGATGCTTTCAATCATCCTTCTTCGCTTGCCGATGCAGCCAAAAACAGCGGTTTGAAAGTAGAAACCCAAGAAACATGGTTAAGCAGGCAGGATGCCCAAATGTCCGGACTGCCCGAAAATGTAATCAGCGCCATATTCAGTGATGACGTATTGAAGAAAAAACACAATTCCGAAGTATTGTCTATCAATAATGAAACCGCATGGGTCGTCCGCGCTAAAGAAGTACGCGAAGAAAAAACCTTACCGTTTGAAGAAGCTAAAGACGCGGTGCGTCAGGCTTATATCCGTACCGAAGCCGTCAAACTTGCCGAAGAAAGGGCAAAAGAAGTACTCGCCCAGCTGAACGGTGGTAAGGCCGCCGATGTAAAATGGTCTGAAGTATCCGTATTGGGGGCGCAGCAGGCAAGGCAGTCCATGCCGCCCGAATCTTATACGGAACTGCTGAAAGCAAAACCGGCAAACGGTAAACCAGCCTATGTCAGACTTACCGGCCTGCCGGCTCCCGTGATTGTCGAAGTACAGGCTGTAACACCGCCGGATGATATCGCCAACAGGCTGCCTTCTGCAAAACAGGCGTTGGCGCAGCAGCAGTCGGCCAATACCTTCGACTTGCTGATACGTTATTTCAACGGCAAAATCAAACAGACCAAAGGTGCCCAGTCTGTTGGCGGAAATGACGGGCAGTAA
- the lolD gene encoding lipoprotein-releasing ABC transporter ATP-binding protein LolD — translation MSDLILKCEGVGKRYRDGSLDVQVLRGLDLEIHAGESTGIIGSSGSGKSTLLHILGGLDMPSEGRVLLMNEDLRTLSQRQLGNLRNRYLGFVYQFHHLLPEFSALENVMMPLLIGKKNREEAAEAAMSMLEKVGLKHRSAHRAGELSGGERQRAAIARALVTQPKCLLADEPTGNLDRANARNVLDMMLELKTELKTGLVVVTHDDELAGRFERVMVMKDGSLHPKQGAGA, via the coding sequence ATGAGTGATTTGATTTTGAAATGCGAAGGCGTGGGCAAACGCTACCGTGACGGCAGTTTGGATGTTCAGGTGCTGCGCGGTCTGGATTTGGAAATACATGCCGGGGAAAGTACCGGAATCATCGGTTCTTCGGGCAGTGGCAAATCGACCCTGCTGCATATTTTGGGCGGTCTGGATATGCCGTCTGAAGGCAGGGTGCTGCTGATGAATGAGGATTTGCGTACATTAAGCCAGCGGCAACTGGGCAACTTACGCAACCGTTACCTTGGGTTTGTGTATCAGTTCCACCACCTTCTGCCGGAGTTTTCTGCACTGGAAAATGTGATGATGCCTTTGCTGATTGGCAAAAAAAACCGTGAAGAAGCTGCGGAGGCGGCGATGTCGATGCTCGAGAAGGTCGGACTGAAGCACCGTTCGGCGCACCGCGCGGGCGAACTTTCAGGCGGTGAGCGGCAGCGTGCCGCCATTGCACGCGCCCTGGTTACCCAACCCAAATGCCTGCTTGCCGACGAACCGACCGGCAATCTCGACCGTGCGAACGCCAGGAATGTTTTGGATATGATGCTGGAACTGAAAACAGAATTGAAAACAGGTTTGGTTGTCGTTACACACGACGACGAACTCGCCGGCCGCTTCGAGCGCGTCATGGTCATGAAAGACGGCAGCCTGCATCCGAAACAGGGAGCAGGCGCCTGA